The DNA region AGACTTCATTTCGCCTTCCTAATCCGGTTTGGCGCGCGTGTGGATTTCGTCGTGGGCGTGGAGGGGGCCGGCGTGGCCGCAAGGTCGTCGAGAATCGGGCACTCGGGACGATCGTCGCCGTGGCAGGCATGGACAAGCCGCTTCAGCGTCCGCGACACCGCTCGCATGTCCGCTATGCGGGCGTCGATGTCGGCCAGGTGCTTTTCAGCAAGGCGGCGCACCTCGCGCGAGGACCGGCGCCGGTTGCGCCAAAGCGTCAGCAACGAGGCGACCTCGTCAAGCGAGAAACCCAAATCCCTGGTCCGCCGGACGAACTGGAGCATCGCGACTTCCATGTCGCCATAGTCGCGATAGCCGTTGTCGCGACGGTCGGCCGCTTCAATGAGGCCTATGCTCTCATAATAGCGGATCATCTTCGCCGATACGCCCGATTGCTCGGCGGCCATGCTGATGTTCATTTGGAATTCGCTCGTGAATTTTTCCCGTTGACCTTCCCATTGTGGGAAGGTGCAGATTGCTTTTCAAGTCAAACCAGGAGCGCGAGCGCTCGCGTTAGTCAGCTATGAACACCCACGACCACAGCGACGATCATAAGAGCCATGCAGGCGCCGATAGCGCGCCGCGCGATCCCGTCTGCGGCATGACGCCTAAGCCTGACACGCCGCATCGGCTCATGCACGCGGGCCAAGAGGTGTTGTTCTGCAGCGCTGGCTGCAAGGCCAAGTTCGAGGCTGACCCGACGAAATACACAAAACCCGCTGAAGAGCATGCTTACTGCGCGCAACCCGCCGTAGCGAGCGCCGGCGCTTCTTGCCATGGGCACGGACATAGGGTGCACGGGGCGCCTAGCGTCGATCTCAACACCGTTCCGGCGGGGTCGAAGTGGACCTGCCCGATGCATCCTGAAATCGTGCGCGCCGGTCCAGGCTCATGCCCAATCTGCGGCATGGCGCTTGAGCCGATGATGCCCAGCGCGGACGCCGGACCCAATCCGGAACTGATCGACATGACGCGCCGCTTCTGGATCGGCGCTGCGCTCGCATTGCCGGTGTTAGCGCTCGAAATGGGCCGCCACTTCCTTGGTATCGATGGTTTCGTGCCGCCAGCTTGGAATGGTTGGCTGCAGTTCGCGCTGGCGAGCCCTGTCGTGCTGTGGGGCGGCTGGCCGTTCTTCGAGCGCGGCTGGGCCTCGCTCAAGACGCGCAATCTCAACATGTTCACTTTGATCGCGCTGGGGACCGGCGTGGCGTGGTCCTATAGCGTCATCGCTTTGCTAGCGCCCTCGCTTTTTCCGGCGGGGTTCCGCGACGCGCACGGCCTCGTGGCTGTCTACTTCGAGGCGGCCGCCGTGATCACTGTGCTTGTTCTGTTGGGTCAGGTGCTTGAGCTGCAAGCGCGCGAACGTACCGGCGGGGCCATTCGTGCACTGCTTGATCTTGCGCCCAAAACGGCGCGTCGTCTGCGTGACGGCGCCGAAGAAGAAATTCCGCTCGATCAGATCGTCGTGGGCGACCGCCTGCGCGTGCGTCCGGGTGAAAAAATCCCCGTCGACGCCATCGTGCTCGACGGTCGCTCTTCCATCGATGAATCCATGGTGACGGGCGAATCCATGCCGGTGACGCGGGAGGGCGGCGAGCGCGTGATCGGCGGGACCCTCAATCAAACCGGCGCATTGGTGATCGAAGCCGATCGCGTCGGCGCTGACACAATGCTCTCACGCATCGTCCAGATGGTGGCCGAGGCCCAACGCTCGCGCGCTCCAATTCAGCGGCTAGCGGACAAGGTTTCGGGCTGGTTTGTGCCGGCCGTTATTGGCGTCGCCGTGATCACCTTTTTGGTGTGGTGGGCCGTTGGTCCATCGCCGGCGTTGTCATACGGTCTGATCGCTGCGGTTTCGGTGTTGATCATTGCCTGTCCGTGTGCGCTCGGGCTCGCAACGCCCATGTCGATCATGCAGGGCGTGGGGCGCGGGGCGCGCGCGGGCGTCCTCATCAAGAACGCCGAAGCGTTGGAGCGGTTCGAGAAGGTTGATACGCTTGTGCTCGACAAGACCGGCACGCTGACCGAAGGCAAGCCGGCGGTGACAGCGATCCACACAGCTGTGGGCGGCGATCTCGACGAAACGCTGCGCCTTGCCGCAAGCCTTGAGAACCGCAGCGAACATCCCCTCGGCTTGGCTATTGTCGCCGCAGCGCAGGCGCGCGGCGTTGGGCTTGTCGAGCCTACAGAATTCGACTCGCCCACCGGCAAGGGCGTCCTCGGCGTCGTCGAGGGGCGCAATGTCGTGATTGGCGCCGAACGCTTTTTAGACGAGCAGGGCATCGACGCGTCGGGTTTGAAGAGCGAAGCGGACGCGGCGCGGCGCGACGGCGCGACCGCGATCTATGTTGCGATCGACACTGAGCTTGCTGGCCTATTTGCGATCGCCGATCCGGTGAAGGCGACGACGCCGGCGGCGCTTGAAGCTTTGCGGGCTCAAGGCATGCGGCTCGTCATGCTGACCGGCGACAATCGCACTACGGCCGAGGCGGTGGCGCGCGGCCTTGGCATCGATGAGATCGAGGCCGAAGTGCTGCCCCAGGACAAGTCGCAAATTGTCGAGCGGCTGAAGCGGGAAGGGCGCGTCGTGGCGATGGCGGGCGACGGCGTCAACGATGCGCCGGCTCTTGCGGCGGCCGATGTTGGCATCGCCATGGGCGGTGGCACTGATGTGGCGATCGAGAGTGCGGGTGTGACACTGCTGCGCGGCGACCTTGGCGCCATTGTGCGCGCCCGCATCATTTCGCGAGCGGTCATGCGCAACATCCGCCAAAACCTCGTCTTCGCGTTCGCCTACAACGTCGCGGGCATTCCGATCGCCGCAGGCGTCCTCTATCCGATAACAGGGGCGCTGCTTTCGCCGATGATCGCAGCCATGGCGATGGCGTTATCGTCGGTTTCGGTGATTGCAAACTCTTTGCGTCTGGGCTCGTTACGGGTCTGACTCCCGTTGTGGGTGGGGAGGGCGGCCGCGTGGCCGCCCTTTGTGGCCGCGTAGCGGCCCCACTGGCTCCGTGGCGCTTGGCTTCCGCTTGGTTAGCCGCAACAGTGCCCTCCTGAAGAAGCGATCAATGCTATGGCTGGGGACCCAAACGACTTGCCTGAAGCGGATGTGCGGCGCGCACTCGAAGAGGGCCTCGACAAGATCCGCGCGTACCTGCGCTCCAGGCTGGGCGATCCAAATCATGCCGACGAAGTGCTGCAGGCTTTTTGCGCCCGCGCCTTGGAGCGCGCCGGCGATCTGAAAGAGGGCGGCGCGGCGCGTTCCTGGTTGTCGCGCGTGCTGGCGACAGCCATCGCCGATCACTATCGCGGTCTCGCTCGCCAGCGGGCGCGCGAAGCGCCAACCGAGGATCTGCGCTCTCTCGCTACCGAGGCAGAGACCGACAGCGTTGCTTGCGCATGTTTGCTGGCGCTTCTGGATGCTCTTTCGGCAAATGACGCGGCGCTGATCAGAGCCATCGATATCGAGGGGCGAGATCGAGCGAGTGTCGCCGCGACCTTGGGTCTCAACTTGAATGCGCTGACCGTCCGCTTACACCGCGCGCGGGCGCGGCTACGAGCGCTGGTGCTGCGACTCTGCGCCGTGTGCGTCATCCACGGCTTTGGCGATTGCGAATGTCCGCCGCCCAACCCGGCGAGTGCCGAAGGTTGATAGCCAAGCGCTGAACGACATCGTTTTTGTCTGTCCCTCTTGGGTAGGCGAAAGACCACAAAATAATGGGCGAGCGGGGGCGTCCAATCGGTCGCGGAGGGGCTGCCTGTAATAATTGGGGCGCCGCAGCGTCCTGTCTCTCAAGGGGCGCCCCAAGCATGAACCAGGCTTTCCAGTGACGATGCAGTCTTACGAAAGCACGGGTGCGGGCCATTCTTCCGCGCCCGCTTCATTAAAGCCCATGCGCGCCGATCGCCATTCTTGGTTTCCTTCACGTCGCGAAAGCGGCGGCCGCTTATTCTTCGTCCACGCCGCGCAGCAATTCCTCGCGCACGATCATGTCGAACCGCGCCTGTTGATCGGCATTGAGCACAGCGCGCATTTCGAAGACGTGCGCGATAGCGTCTCTTTGGGTTTGGCCCATGGCGTTGTGAAACCGATCAATCGCTTGGCTGAGGCGCTCACTCTGGGCGTGATCCTCGGCCACTGCGGCAGCGATGTCGCGCGCGGCTGCGCGCAGCTCAGCGTCAAGGGCGCCCTTGCGCAGGGCGTAACCGGCTTCGATTGCTTCCAGACGCTGGTCCTGTTCAGGCGTCAGATCAAGTTCGCGATGGACCGCTGCATCGAGCGTGTCCCGATGGGCGTCGGAACGCGTGAGCATTGTCCCGACAAAGACGCCCCCCAGCCCAGAGCCGAACCCGACGAGTGCTGCGAGCGCCAGCAGCTTCCAAGTTTTCGGCATGACTTATCGGCCGAGCGCAGTGGCCGGCGCGTAGGGCTGATCGAGCGCAAACGGTCCAACATCGACCGCAACCGACGCGGTGGCCGTCGATACGCCGATGGCCGAGCTGACCAAAAGCACAAAGCCGCAGACGCCGGCCACGGCGCCGTTGGCGCCAGCGCTCGCGCGGCCTTGTGCGCGCGCATCAATCCGGGCCCAGACATCGCTTTCCAGCCCGTCCAATGCTGTGTCGATGTCCACCCGGCCCAAAGCGGCGAGTTGGCGATCAAGGTCGGTCAGGGAAGCCTCCGGGCGATCACACTTTTCTATACGCGCGCGGCGGCGCGCGCCCTGGGGAGAGCTAGCCCATCGGGCTCCGCCAGAGCAAGGACAAGACGCCCAAGGCGCAAATACAGGAAGTTGATCCAAAGCAAAGCACGGATGCAAGCGAGGCGCGATCTTGTCATGGGACCGCGCTTCTTGCGGCCAGCGAGGCGACCATGAATTCCATTGCGGCTCAGCCTTCCGCGCTGTCGAGGCAAGCCCGCTTGCCGCTGCGGCGCGCAACCTTCATCGGTGGTTTCGATGATCAGATTGCCCGCGCCCAAAGGGGCGACCGGACCGCGTTCAGCGCGCTCATGAGCGCCCATAAAGACGACCTCTTTCGCTTCGTGCGCCGCCGCGTCGCCGACGCCGATGCGGCAAGCGATGTCGTTCAAGAAGCCTTCGTCGCGGCCTGGGGCGCAATGGCGAGCTTCGATCCAGAGCGTTCATTCAAGACCTGGCTCCACGCGATCGCGTTGAACAAATGCCGGGACGCAGCGCGACGCGCCGCGACCCGTCGAACCTTCTGGGGCCAGTGTCCTGATGGCGACGACCTGCGCGTCGCCGACGAGCGGCCCTCGCCCGAGGCGGAGACGATAAGCCGCGAAGAAGTGCGCATACTGCGCCAGGCGCTGGCGACCTTGCCCGAACATCTCCGCGAGGCGCTGATGCTGACAGCCGTCGACGGTCTATCGCAAGCGGCCGCCAGTGCAACGCTCGGCTGCTCAGTCAAGTCGCTCGAATATCGCGTGCATCGGGCGCGCGAATTGCTTGCAAGCGAGATGGCGCGCCGCGCGACGCCGCAGCGCTAGCTTTGGCCCTGAAGTCATGGGACAAATCGCACGCTTGAGGCGGCCTTGAAGATGGGTCCCATTCTTACAATCAATTGCGGCTCATCGAGCGTGCGCGTGGCTTGCTTTGAAGCCGATGTCGTGTGGCGCGCCCATTTCAGCGGCATTGGGCGCGAGGACCCGCAACTCACAATCGGGCGCGCGGGCAAAATGAAAACGATTGAACCATCGCGCGCCGGCGATCATGGCGAGGCGCTTGAAGCGCTTTTCAACGCCTTGCCGCCGATCGCGCCTAACGCCATTGGCCACCGTGTGGTCCACGGCGGCGCCGACTTTGTGGCGCCCACTCTGCTTGGGGGCGGGGTCGAGGCAAGGCTTTTGGACTTTACCGCCATGGCGCCCTTGCACCAAGGCGCCAACCTTGCGGGCGTCGCTGCGGCCCGGGCGCGCTGGCCCGACCGCCCGCATGTCGCCTGCTTCGACACCGCCTTCCACGCCAATCTACCCAAGGCGGCGGCGATGATGGCGCTGCCGCGGGATTTCTTTAACGCTGGCGTACGCCGCTTCGGCTTTCATGGACTGTCGATTGTTTCGGTTTTGGCGGCGTTGCAAAGCGAGGGTGTCGACCTTGGCCGCGAACGCATCGTCGTCGCGCACCTGGGCGCCGGCGCATCGATGACGGCGATCGAAGGCGGGCGCAGCATCGAGACATCAATGGGGTTCTCAACTGTTTCGGGCTTGCCGATGGCGACGCGGAGCGGAGACATCGACCCGGGCGTTGTGTTGCACCTGCTGCGCGCCGGCCGCTCTCTTGAGGACGTCGAGGATCTTCTCAATCGCCGATCAGGATTGCTCGGCCTTTCGGGCGTGAGCGCAGATATGGCCGAATTGTTGGTTTCGCCAGACTCCCGCGCCGCGGAAGCGGTGGAACTCTTCTGCCGGACGGCCCGGCGCTGGCTTGCGGGCCTCGCGGGCGTTCTCGGCGGCGTCGACCGGGTGGTGTTTACCGGCGGCATTGGCGAGAACGCGCCGCGCGTGCGCGCGGCGATATGCGAGGGCCTGAGTTTTATGGGCGTGGACCTCGATCAGGCGCGTAACGAGGCGGGCGCGGGGGTGATTTCGCGCGACGGCGCGCAAGTCATCATCGAGGCGCGCGCCGCCGACGAAGAAGCCGTCATCGCACGTGAGACCCGCGCCGCGCTGGCGACGATGAGCTAATTTGGACGCACACCCATGTGTCAGGGCGCGGACGCTGGCGTGCGTATTGGTTGATGGCGAGAAGAAGGGCGCGCGCCGGCCCCAAGCGGATCATTGTCGTGTCAGCACCAGCCAGCGCCGCATGGCGGGAGGGGTATGGCGTCATCCGCCACCGGCCCGAGACCGTCGCGAAAATCGAAAACCTTGTCGCGCGCCACTGGATGGACGGGGCGCTGGCTGATCGCGACAGGGCGCTTGCCTTGTGCGCGGCCGCTGACCGCCTCGCCAGCGCCGCGTTGTGGACCGTAGCGCACATGAGTTACGCCACGCGCGTCGATCTCAGCGGCGCAGACTTGGCCGCGGACGCTTTTAAGACAGCGCCCGAAGGCCATATGGGCGGCTCGCTCAACGCAGCCATCGCCTTTGTCGGCTATCATCTTGCCAACGCGCTCACCGGGCAGACGCGCGCCTGGGTGTTGGGGCAGGGCCATTGCGTGGCTGCGATCGAAGCGGTCAACGCGCTCTTGGAGGATGTATCTCCCGCCCAACAGGGGCGCTACGGGCGCAGCGAAGCTGGTCTCTCGCGGCTCGCGGCCGACTTTTATTCTTATGCGTTGACGCCAGAAGGGCGCCCAGCGGCGCCGCTCGGCAGTCACGTCAATCCGCACACCGCAGGCGGCGTCTCCGAAGGCGGCTATCTGGGTTTTGCCGAAACCCAATACGTTCATATGCCTTTGCCGGGTGAGCGCTTGGTTGCGTTCTTGAGCGATGGAGCGTTCGAAGAACAGCGTGGCTCCGACTGGTCGCCGCGCTGGTGGCGCGCCGAAGATAGCGGCTTTGTCGTGCCCGTCATGATCCTCAATGGCAGGCGCATCGAGCAGCGCACCGGAATCGGCCAAGAGGGAGGCGCTGAGTGGCTCGCTCAGCATCTGCGGCTAAGCGGTTTTGATCCCATCATCATCGACGGTCACGATCCGCTTGCCTACGCCTCTGCCATCATCGAAGCCGAATCTGCGCTCATGCATTTCACGTCCATGTCGGAGCGGACCTATCCAGCGCGGCTTCCCTATGTGATCGCGCGCTGCATCAAGGGCTATGGCTTTCCGGGGGCGGGCACAAATCGCGCGCACAATCTGCCGCTTGCCGGAAATCCTCGCGCCGACGCCGAGGCGCGGCGGCAATTTAATGAGGGCGCGCGCGCTCTCTTTGTGCCGAAAGCTGAACTCGATGCGGCGGCGCAGGCGTTTGCTGTCCACGATGCGCAAGAGCGGCCGCGCGAAAGCCGCCATCCGATGACAGCGAGGTCTATCCCATCGCCGGTTTTGCCTGAGCCGGCTTGGGCGCCCGAGGGGGGCGCAAGTTGCGCCATGGAGGCGCTCGACGCACTTTTCGTTGAGATCGTCAAAGCTAATCCGGATCTACGCGTGCGTGTCGGCAATCCTGACGAGTTGAAAAGCAATCACATGGGCGCAACGCTCGATTTGTTACGCCACCGCGTGAATGCGCCCGAGCCGGGCGCACCGGAAGCGGTGGACGGCGCCGTCATTACCGCGCTCAATGAGGAAGCGGTCATTGGCGCGGCGCTCGGCAATAAAGGCGGGCTCAATCTCGCCGTGAGCTACGAAGCCTTCGCCATGAAAATGCTGGGGGCGCTGCGCCAAGACATCATCTTTGCCCGCCGTCAACGTGAGATCGGCGCGCCGCCGCGCTGGCTGTCGGTGGCGCTTATCGCCACGTCGCATACCTGGGAGAACGCCAAGAACGAACAATCGCACCAGGATCCGACCTTGCCCGAGGCGCTTCTGGGCGAAATGGCGGATACCGCGCGCGTGCTGTTTCCGATCGACGCCAATTCCGCGGCGGCCTCGCTTCGAAGCGTCTACGCCTCGCATGGTCAAATCGCGTGCCTCGTGACGCCCAAGCGCGCTGTGGCTCGCTTGCTCAGCGGGGCGCGCGCCCAACAAGCCGTTGCGGATGGCGCAGCACTTCTCCTCGGCGACCCTAGAGAGGCTGACCTCCAATTCGTCGCGATTGGCGCCTATCAAACTGCGGAAGCCCTACGTGCGAGCGAACGCTTGATGGCGCGTGGCCGTTCGGCATGCGTCACCGCGCTTTTGGAGCCTGGCCGCTTCCGCGCCGGGCGCGACGAGATCGAAACGGCCTATGCCGCGAGCGAGGCGCAGCGCAGACATTTCTTCCCGGAGGGGACGCCGCGCGTTTTTCTCACCCATACTCGCCCAGAGCCTCTGCTTGGGGCCTTGCGCCGGCTCGACGCCGGACCTTCACGCACCAGCGCGCTTGGCTTCATCAATCGGGGCGGCACGCTCGACGTATTCGGCATGCTGTTCGCCAACCACTCGACCTGGGCGCATGCGCTTGAGGCCGCAGCTCGCATCCTCGGCTGTGGTCGCGAGGAGTTTTTGTCGGAGGTCGAACTGAACGCACTCGACGGACGCGGCGACCCCAATGTTCTACGCGTTGCACCTCAGTAGAAAGAAGCCAACGACATGAGTTTGACTTTAACGAGTCTCGGCGCTGCGGGAACGGTCACCGGTTCAAAGCACCTCTTGGAGGCGGCCGGCCGGCGCATTCTGGTGGATTGCGGCATGTTCCAGGGGCTTAAGGTCCTGCGCGAGCGCAATTGGGCGCCGCTCGCGATCCCGCCGGAGTCGATCGATGCGGTGGTGCTGACGCATGCGCACTTGGACCACAGCGGCTATCTCCCGAAGCTCGTGCGCGACGGCTTTAGGGGGCCCGTCTATTGCTCCTCCGCGACGGCCGATCTCTGCGACATCCTGTTGAAGGATAGCGCCAGAATAGCCGAGAACGATGCCGAATACGCCAACCGTAGAGGCCACACAAAGCATAAGCCCGCGCTTCCACTTTACACCGTGCGCGACGCTGAGGCCGCATTGAAGCAGCTGAAGCCGATCGCCTTCGAGACGGAAACAAGCGTTGAAGGCGGCGCCAAGATGCAGCTGCGCCGTGCAGGCCACATCCTCGGCGCGGCCACGGTCGAATTCAATTGGCAAGGGCGCGGAATCGTATTTTCCGGCGATTTGGGACGTTATGATGACGTGTTCATGCCTGATCCCGCGCCGGTGAACGCGGCCGATTATGTGGTCGTTGAATCGACATATGGCGATCGCATCCATCCCAAAAACGATCCGATGGAAGCCTTGGGCGCGGTCGTGGAGCGGACGGTGCGCCGCGGCGGCACCGTCGTTATTCCCGCGTTCGCCGTCGGGCGCACTCAAGTTCTCCTTTATCACCTGTGGATGCTGAAGCGCGCAGGACGCATCCAGTCCGTGCCTATCTTTCTCGACAGTCCGATGGCGATCAATGCGACCGAACTCCTATGCGGCCATTTAGACGACCATCGCTTTTCGGCCGAGACCTGCGAGCAATCCTGCGCCATCGCCACCTATGTGCGCGATGTCGAAGACTCAAAGGCCATTGTGTCAAATCCGATGCCCAAGATCGTCATTGCAGGCAGCGGCATGGCGACCGGCGGGCGCGTCTTGCACCACATCAAGGCGTTCGGGCCCGAGGCCAAGAATACGATCCTGTTTGCCGGCTATCAGGCCGTCGGCACGCGAGGCGCCCGTCTGCTTGCTGGTGAAAACGAGATCAAGATGTTTGGCCAATGGATTCCGATCCGGGCTGAAATCGCCAACCTGCCTGAACTCTCAGCCCACGCCGACGCCGGCGAGATCATCCGCTGGCTGAGCGGCTTTGAAAAGCCGCCGCGCCGCACCTTCATAGTGCACGGCGAGCCGGACGCTTCCGATGCGCTGCGCGTGCGCATCGAGCGCGAACTCGGCTGGGACGCGGCGGTTGTCGATGATCAGCGCAGGTATGAACTCGCATGAGCGCCGCGCCAACGACCAGGGAGGGCGAACACGCTTCGCATCTTGTGGCCAAGCGCCTCAAGCTTCTCTCGCAAGACGACGCGATCGTTCTGATGCGCACCGATTGTCACGTCTGCAAGTCCGAAGGGCTGTCCGCGCGCGCGCGCGTGCTCTTGACCGCTGGTGATCGGCGCGTGATCGCAACGCTCTACCAGGTCGAGAACGATTGGCTGACTGTCGATGAAGCAGGGTTGTCCGAGGCGGCGTGGAAACGCCTGGCCGTAGCCGATGGTGAACACATAGCCGTCAGTCATGCGCCGCCCCTTGACTCGCTTGCTGACGTGCGACGGCGCATGTATGGCGGCCGCCTCGATCAGCGCGCATTCCGCTCTATCATCGGCGACATCGCCGGTGGTCGCTATGTCGACATTCATCTCGCCACGTTTATCGCCGCGTGCTCGGCCTTTCCGCTCGATCTCGATGAAATCACCTCGCTCACGCGCGCCATGGTGGAAGTGGGCGAGCGTCTCTCCTGGCCTTCGGCGATGGTGGTCGACAAACATTGCGTGGGCGGCCTTCCTGGCAATCGCACCACACCAATCGTGGTCGCTATCGTCGCGAGCTTGGGGCTCCTCATGCCCAAGACCTCTTCGCGCGCGATCACCTCGCCGTCGGGCACGGCCGACACAATGGAGACCTTGGCGCCCGTCGATCTCGACCTTGCCGCCATGCGCCGCGTCGTCGAGGCCGAAGGCGGCTGCATCGCCTGGGGCGGCGCCGTGCGCCTCTCGCCAGCCGATGACGTGCTCATCCGCATCGAGCGCGCGCTTGATATCGACACCGAAGGTCAGCTCATCGCCTCGGTTCTGTCCAAAAAAATCGCCGCGGGCGCCAGTCACGTCGTGCTCGATCTGCCTGTGGGGCTCACAGCGAAGATCCGCACGCGGGAGGCGGCGCGCGATCTGAGCGCGCACCTGACCGCCGTCGCCGAGGCGTTTGGTCTTAAGACACGCTTTGTATTGAGCGATGGCGCGCAGCCCGTTGGACGCGGCATCGGGCCGGCGCTCGAAGCCAAGGACGTGCTCGCCGTGCTCGTCGGCGCTGCCGATGCGCCAACAGACTTGCGCGAGCGGGCGCTCGCGATCGCGGGCGCGGTGCTTGAGCTTTCAGGAACGGCGCCTGACGGACAAGGGTATGAGTTGGCGCGCGCTGCGCTCGACGACGGGCGCGCTTGGGCGAAGTTTCAAGCCATCTGCGAAGCGCAGGGCGGCATGCGCACGCCTCCGAGCGCGCCGCTCACGCGCCCATGGGCGGCGGCCCGTTCGGGCATTCTCACCAACATCAACAATCGCAAGATCTCCCGCCTCGCTAAGCTCGCGGGCGCGCCCGACGATCCCGCCGCCGGAATTGTGTTGCATGTGCGGTTAGGTGATGGCGTCGTCGCCGGGGCCCCGCTTGTGACCGTGCACGCCCAAGCACCTGGGCAACTCGCCTATGCGCTCGCCTATGCGGCGGCCAACCCAGACATATTCGAAATCGAGGCTTGAACGTGACGCGCCTTTACCTCCCCATGCCCGGAAACGAGACCATCGCCCGTGCGCTTGCTCTCTCGGCCGGCGCCGAACTCGGCGCGATCGAGACGCGCCGCTTTCCCGATGGCGAAGCCTATGTCCGGCTTCTCTCGGCGGTCGAGGGCCGCGAGGTTGAGATTGTCTGCACGCTGGCGCGGCCGGACGAGCAGTTTTTGAGCCTTATCTTCGCCGCCGAAACTGCGCGCGAGATGGGCGCGGCGCGCGTCAATCTCATCGCGCCTTATTTAGCCTACATGCGCCAGGACAAGAGGTTCAAGGACGGCGAGGCGATTTCCTCGATGCATTTCGCTCGGCTTTTGTCGCGATCGTTTGACGGGCTCATCACTATCGATCCGCATCTGCATCGCCGCCGCGATTTGGGCGAAATATTCACTATCGCCACGCGCGTAGAGCATGCAGCGCCGCTCCTTGCCGACTGGATCAAGGACAATGTGAGCGACCCCCTCGTGGTGGGACCGGATGCGGAAAGCGAGCAATGGGTTGCAGCGGTCGCCGGGCGGGCAGGCGCGCCGCACATCGTCTCGAACAAAACCCGCCGCGGCGACCGCGACGTGAGCATTGACCTGCCGGATCTGTCCGCTCTACGCGCCAGGCGGGCGGTTCTTGTCGACGACATCGTCTCCTCGGGGCGCACCATGATCGAGACTGCGCGCAAGTTGAGCGCAGCTGGCATGGCCAAGCCGGTTTGTGTCGCCGTGCATGCGCTTTTTGCCGATCAATCCTACGCCGAGCTCTTGAGCCTGTGCGAGCGCGTCGTTTCGACAGACACCGTGCCGCATGCTTCGAACGCCATTAGCGTAGCGGCGCTGCTGGCGCCGGCGTGACCGGCGTCTCACAGTTTACTTGGACGCAACGTCTCGAACTCACACGGGCAACGCGGCGGCTAGCGCCGCGCCAATTGCCGCCACGATGAGGACGCCACTCAGAATGAGGAGGAAACCGTCGCGCGCAAAAAGCCCAAGACCCAACACGGTGATGGCAAGCCCGGGGATCAGCGGCGCCAAAGGAATTAAGCTCAACGGAAAGGTCGCGATCGCCGCGAGCGCGCACAAGAGCCCCGCTGCGTTCGCAAACGGCGTCTCGGACAGAAAGACAAGACGGGGCTGAAGCACACGGTCGAGCCGACGCGCCCACTTGCGCAAGCCGTCACTGGTCGCCGCTTTAATGGACGATCGAGCGATGCGCAGGCGCAAGAGCATGCCTGGCAGCCAAAGATGCGATGACCCGAAGGCCAGTTGTAGAGACACCGCCAGCGTCACCAGCGCCGCAGCGGAAGTCATGCCTGGCAATATGGTGGCCGGAGAGACGGAAAATAGTCCGAGCACCAGGAGCAATGGGCCATAGGAGCGCCGGCCGATCACCGCCATTATGTCGGCAACGCTCACGCTTGTCGGTTCGCCAATGCTGGCGTCCTCGGCAAGCACTGCGATGCTCTCGACGAGATGCGAGAATGAGTGAGGCCTGCACGCAAGCCTTGGCGCACACACGCCGCTTGTCGTCTCAGCGCACATGAGCACGCGTCCGCTGTCGCATGGAGCTCACCCGCAGGCGTCAGTTCGGCTGCGGCGTCTCGCCATGTTGATGCGGGTCGGCGGCAACTGGCGGGCATTCCGCTGGCGCCGGATCGGCGTGCTGATGCTCGCCCTGTGCTTGTCCGGAGGGCGCAGGCGCTGGCGCATGTTCGCTTTGCTGAGCGCCTGGACAGTTCGCTTGACCATGCTCTCCCGACATGGCGCCCATCATGCCATCGTGATGGGCGCCATGCATGCCATGGCCCATGCCGGCGCAGCCGCCG from Vitreimonas flagellata includes:
- a CDS encoding thymidine phosphorylase family protein yields the protein MSAAPTTREGEHASHLVAKRLKLLSQDDAIVLMRTDCHVCKSEGLSARARVLLTAGDRRVIATLYQVENDWLTVDEAGLSEAAWKRLAVADGEHIAVSHAPPLDSLADVRRRMYGGRLDQRAFRSIIGDIAGGRYVDIHLATFIAACSAFPLDLDEITSLTRAMVEVGERLSWPSAMVVDKHCVGGLPGNRTTPIVVAIVASLGLLMPKTSSRAITSPSGTADTMETLAPVDLDLAAMRRVVEAEGGCIAWGGAVRLSPADDVLIRIERALDIDTEGQLIASVLSKKIAAGASHVVLDLPVGLTAKIRTREAARDLSAHLTAVAEAFGLKTRFVLSDGAQPVGRGIGPALEAKDVLAVLVGAADAPTDLRERALAIAGAVLELSGTAPDGQGYELARAALDDGRAWAKFQAICEAQGGMRTPPSAPLTRPWAAARSGILTNINNRKISRLAKLAGAPDDPAAGIVLHVRLGDGVVAGAPLVTVHAQAPGQLAYALAYAAANPDIFEIEA
- a CDS encoding ribose-phosphate pyrophosphokinase, giving the protein MTRLYLPMPGNETIARALALSAGAELGAIETRRFPDGEAYVRLLSAVEGREVEIVCTLARPDEQFLSLIFAAETAREMGAARVNLIAPYLAYMRQDKRFKDGEAISSMHFARLLSRSFDGLITIDPHLHRRRDLGEIFTIATRVEHAAPLLADWIKDNVSDPLVVGPDAESEQWVAAVAGRAGAPHIVSNKTRRGDRDVSIDLPDLSALRARRAVLVDDIVSSGRTMIETARKLSAAGMAKPVCVAVHALFADQSYAELLSLCERVVSTDTVPHASNAISVAALLAPA
- a CDS encoding exopolysaccharide biosynthesis protein; its protein translation is MCAETTSGVCAPRLACRPHSFSHLVESIAVLAEDASIGEPTSVSVADIMAVIGRRSYGPLLLVLGLFSVSPATILPGMTSAAALVTLAVSLQLAFGSSHLWLPGMLLRLRIARSSIKAATSDGLRKWARRLDRVLQPRLVFLSETPFANAAGLLCALAAIATFPLSLIPLAPLIPGLAITVLGLGLFARDGFLLILSGVLIVAAIGAALAAALPV